AAAACTGTTTACTGAAAAACGCCGCGAAACTTTACCAAATTGGGCAAATGCCTCTCGTTTTAATCACTTTTATCGTTTAAGTATCAATACAAAAATTCCGGCTTCTGAAGCCGGAAAAATTTTAGAAATTGGAGATAAAATTCAACTTTTATAGTTAAATTTAACAGGAATCTCCCAAAAATATGCTTAAACTACCTAAGCAACAACTGTTAATTCTCCTGTATCCAAATCATAACGACAGCCAACAACTTTTAACTTGCCTTCCGCAATTAAACTAGACAAAATTGATGAACCTTCCTTTAATGTATTTACCTGATATTTCACGTTGGCAACAACTGCATTTTCTACAGGATCGCCTGGTCTTCCTTGTACCAATCGCACAGCTGGTTTAACTTCCTCCACAAAGATTCCTATTCTTCCTGGCAGTGGATCGCCTTTAACTGCTGCTGCTACTGCACCACATCTCTCATGTCCTATTACTACAAGTAGTTGAGTTCCTAAGACTGCTGCGGAAAATTCTAAGCTACCAATACAACTTTCACTGGCCACATTTCCCGCCACCCGAACTACAAATAAATCCCCAAGTCCCTGATCCATAACAATTTCTGCGGGTACTCTGGAATCAGCGCAACTGAGAATAGCAGCAAAAGGAAACTGTGCAGTAGCAGTTTCTTGTAAACGCGAGCGAGATTGCAAATTTTGCCGCCTTTCAGCAACAAATCTTTTGTTTCCTTCTAAAATTCTTTGCAATGCTTCGTCAGGAGAAACAGGTTGAGGTTTCGTTTCTGCCTCTGCTACCTTTGGCGCTACTGTTTCCTGCGCTCCCCAAAGAAATCCTCCAGCAGCGGTACTAACTGCTAAACCAGCACTCCCAATTCCCGCTAGTTTTAAAACATTACGACGACCAAGAAAACCATTAATGCGACTCATAGTTATGCTCGCTTTAACTCCAATATTTCTTTCCGAAGACAGCTTTGTATTTTATTTAAAAATGTGTTTGATTTTACAAAATAAATTAATGTTTACAGTAAATAGAAAAAATTACTCCAATTTATTGATTTTTAATTAAAATTAAACTTTAATTAAAATTT
The nucleotide sequence above comes from Phormidium ambiguum IAM M-71. Encoded proteins:
- a CDS encoding carbonic anhydrase, with the protein product MSRINGFLGRRNVLKLAGIGSAGLAVSTAAGGFLWGAQETVAPKVAEAETKPQPVSPDEALQRILEGNKRFVAERRQNLQSRSRLQETATAQFPFAAILSCADSRVPAEIVMDQGLGDLFVVRVAGNVASESCIGSLEFSAAVLGTQLLVVIGHERCGAVAAAVKGDPLPGRIGIFVEEVKPAVRLVQGRPGDPVENAVVANVKYQVNTLKEGSSILSSLIAEGKLKVVGCRYDLDTGELTVVA